Proteins encoded together in one Aurantiacibacter aquimixticola window:
- a CDS encoding type II toxin-antitoxin system RatA family toxin — protein MPKIRETRRLPYSAEQMFDLVADVDKYPEFLPWVVATRVRRDSDTEMTADMLVGFKALREKFTSKVVKDRPNTINVHYVDGPLRDLDNNWTFRDCGEDCCEIDFCVDFAFKNVMFETLAGQYIDRAFRKMVGAFEARAAELYGSSNSSAQSVA, from the coding sequence ATGCCGAAAATCCGCGAGACACGCCGCTTGCCCTACAGCGCGGAGCAGATGTTCGACCTCGTTGCCGATGTCGATAAATATCCCGAATTCCTGCCCTGGGTCGTCGCCACGCGCGTACGCCGGGACAGCGACACCGAAATGACGGCGGACATGCTGGTCGGGTTCAAGGCTTTGCGCGAAAAGTTCACGTCCAAGGTCGTCAAGGATCGCCCGAACACGATAAACGTCCACTATGTCGACGGGCCGCTGCGCGATCTCGACAACAACTGGACCTTCCGCGATTGCGGCGAGGATTGCTGCGAGATCGATTTCTGCGTCGACTTCGCGTTCAAGAACGTCATGTTCGAAACTCTGGCGGGCCAGTATATAGACCGCGCTTTCCGCAAGATGGTCGGCGCCTTCGAAGCGCGCGCGGCCGAGCTTTACGGCAGCAGCAATTCCAGCGCGCAAAGCGTCGCCTGA
- a CDS encoding CinA family protein produces MNSLLPDDIAELAQRVVDENREAGRKIVLAESCTGGLVASALTEIAGSSAVLDRGFVTYSNEAKQESLGVPLDIIEAFGAVSVACAFAMAQGALERSGADVAVAISGIAGPGGGTDLKPVGTVVFAKAERGKDEPIADERLFEEADRAGVRRQATLCALELLLP; encoded by the coding sequence ATGAACTCGCTCCTGCCTGACGATATCGCCGAACTCGCACAGCGGGTGGTGGACGAAAACCGGGAGGCCGGGCGCAAGATCGTGCTCGCCGAAAGCTGCACGGGTGGCCTCGTCGCATCGGCTCTGACGGAGATCGCCGGAAGCAGCGCGGTGCTGGATCGCGGCTTTGTGACCTATTCGAATGAGGCGAAGCAGGAATCGCTGGGCGTGCCGCTCGATATCATCGAGGCATTCGGCGCGGTTTCGGTCGCCTGTGCCTTTGCGATGGCGCAAGGTGCGCTGGAGCGAAGCGGGGCGGATGTCGCCGTGGCGATCAGCGGGATTGCCGGGCCGGGCGGCGGAACGGATCTGAAACCCGTTGGCACCGTGGTATTCGCGAAGGCGGAGCGCGGCAAAGACGAACCGATCGCGGATGAGCGGCTCTTCGAGGAGGCCGACCGCGCCGGAGTGCGCCGTCAGGCGACGCTTTGCGCGCTGGAATTGCTGCTGCCGTAA
- a CDS encoding carbonic anhydrase, which produces MPEFHQLLEGYRRFREDGYPKQKARYDELVADGQHPKLMIIGCSDSRVDPAQIFDVDPGEIFVVRNVAALVPPYETTPGQHGVSAAIEFAVQVLKVRQIVVMGHGMCGGCKAALTQDLHGNDPGNGGFVANWVHLLDEAREPVAAEYGTETREAERAMELAAVGVSMDNLRTFPFVREAEARGDLKLRGTFFAISEGVLYHRNEDTREFEPV; this is translated from the coding sequence ATGCCAGAATTTCACCAGCTTCTGGAGGGATATCGCCGCTTTCGCGAGGATGGATATCCGAAGCAGAAGGCGCGCTACGACGAGCTCGTGGCGGACGGCCAGCATCCCAAACTGATGATCATCGGCTGCTCTGACAGCCGCGTGGACCCTGCGCAGATATTCGACGTGGACCCGGGCGAAATATTTGTCGTCCGCAATGTCGCAGCGCTCGTCCCGCCTTACGAAACCACACCCGGCCAGCACGGTGTCTCGGCAGCGATAGAATTTGCAGTGCAAGTGCTCAAGGTGCGCCAGATCGTCGTCATGGGCCACGGCATGTGCGGTGGGTGCAAGGCGGCGCTGACGCAGGATCTGCACGGCAACGATCCGGGCAATGGCGGTTTCGTCGCCAACTGGGTTCACCTGCTGGACGAAGCGCGCGAGCCGGTCGCCGCAGAATACGGAACCGAAACCCGCGAAGCCGAGCGGGCGATGGAGCTGGCGGCCGTCGGCGTCAGCATGGACAATCTGCGCACCTTCCCGTTCGTGCGCGAGGCAGAGGCGCGCGGCGATCTGAAGCTGCGCGGCACCTTCTTCGCGATTTCCGAAGGCGTGCTCTACCACCGCAATGAGGACACGCGCGAATTCGAGCCGGTCTGA
- the lipA gene encoding lipoyl synthase, with the protein MNDLSSAPQPEGKPERKRKPDWIRVKAPVSKGYHETRKLMRDLKLNTVCEEAACPNIGECWDKKHATVMILGDVCTRACAFCNVKTGMPRIVDPMEPENVAVAAGEMGLKHIVVTSVDRDDLPDGGAGQFVKVIKALRRETPDTTIEILTPDFRGKMRPAVEAICEAGPDVYNHNLETVPRLYPTIRPGARYYASLRLLEEVKSHDPMIFTKSGIMLGLGEQRLEVHQVMDDMRSADVDFMTMGQYLQPTPKHANVEEFVTPKAFDAYGAIARAKGFLQVASTPLTRSSYHAGDDFAQMKAAREAKLAKQNA; encoded by the coding sequence ATGAACGACCTTTCCTCCGCCCCCCAGCCTGAAGGCAAGCCCGAGCGCAAGCGCAAGCCGGACTGGATCCGCGTAAAGGCGCCCGTCAGCAAGGGATATCACGAAACGCGCAAGCTGATGCGCGACCTGAAGCTCAACACGGTGTGCGAGGAAGCCGCCTGCCCGAATATCGGCGAGTGCTGGGACAAGAAGCACGCTACCGTCATGATCCTTGGCGATGTATGCACGCGCGCCTGCGCCTTCTGCAACGTCAAGACCGGCATGCCGCGCATCGTCGACCCGATGGAACCCGAGAATGTCGCTGTGGCGGCGGGCGAGATGGGCCTGAAGCACATCGTCGTCACCAGTGTGGACCGGGACGACCTGCCCGATGGTGGGGCGGGACAATTCGTGAAAGTGATCAAGGCGCTCCGGCGCGAGACGCCCGATACTACGATCGAGATCCTGACCCCCGATTTCCGCGGCAAGATGCGACCTGCCGTCGAAGCGATTTGTGAAGCAGGGCCGGACGTTTACAACCACAATCTCGAAACCGTCCCAAGGCTGTACCCGACCATAAGGCCTGGTGCGAGATACTACGCTTCCCTGCGCCTGCTGGAAGAGGTGAAGAGCCACGACCCGATGATCTTCACCAAGTCCGGCATCATGCTGGGCCTTGGCGAGCAGCGGCTCGAAGTGCATCAGGTAATGGACGACATGCGCAGCGCCGATGTCGATTTCATGACGATGGGGCAATATCTCCAGCCGACGCCGAAACATGCGAATGTCGAGGAGTTCGTCACGCCCAAGGCGTTCGATGCCTATGGCGCGATCGCTCGCGCAAAGGGTTTCCTGCAAGTGGCCAGCACGCCGCTGACCCGCTCCAGCTATCACGCCGGAGACGATTTTGCCCAGATGAAGGCAGCGCGAGAGGCAAAGCTCGCCAAGCAGAACGCCTGA
- a CDS encoding sodium-dependent bicarbonate transport family permease, whose translation MDAVGIQALTSPVVLFFVLGLLAAVARSDLAIPEAIAKGMSLYLMAAIGLKGGIEVAESGLDGTVLAALAAGIGAGFVMPLYAYWALKGFGRLDRINAGAVAAHYGSISVVTFVTAVEIYELQGIPPQGYMVAVMASMESPAILAGLLLARGAGGKEAGGQSTKEMLHEVLFNASVVLLLGAFAIGWIAGPEGFADVEPFFGAMFKGVLCIFLLDMGLIAARRLMDSRALTWRLAVIAIVLPLVNGVIGTVLGTMIGLDTGSAAALGILCASASYIAVPAAMRLALPEADPGIYLTMSLSITFPFNVLINIGLIGALAAVLTGERAAP comes from the coding sequence ATGGACGCTGTCGGCATACAGGCACTCACATCACCGGTGGTGCTATTCTTCGTTTTGGGCCTGCTTGCGGCCGTCGCCAGATCCGATCTCGCCATTCCCGAAGCGATCGCCAAGGGGATGTCGCTATATCTGATGGCCGCTATCGGCTTGAAAGGCGGGATCGAGGTCGCGGAAAGCGGGCTGGACGGCACCGTGCTCGCCGCGCTCGCAGCGGGTATCGGTGCGGGTTTCGTGATGCCGCTCTATGCCTATTGGGCGCTCAAGGGCTTCGGCAGGCTCGACCGTATCAATGCCGGCGCCGTTGCCGCGCATTACGGCTCTATCAGCGTGGTGACCTTCGTCACCGCCGTCGAGATCTACGAGCTGCAGGGCATTCCGCCGCAGGGCTATATGGTCGCCGTGATGGCATCGATGGAAAGCCCAGCCATCCTCGCCGGACTTCTGCTGGCGCGCGGCGCTGGCGGAAAGGAAGCAGGCGGGCAGAGCACGAAGGAAATGCTGCACGAAGTGCTGTTCAACGCCTCCGTCGTCCTGCTGCTTGGTGCCTTCGCGATCGGCTGGATCGCCGGGCCGGAAGGCTTCGCCGATGTCGAGCCGTTCTTCGGCGCGATGTTCAAGGGCGTGCTGTGCATCTTCCTGCTCGACATGGGACTGATCGCGGCCCGCCGCCTGATGGACAGCCGCGCGCTCACCTGGCGGCTGGCGGTCATCGCCATCGTCCTGCCGCTGGTGAACGGCGTCATCGGGACCGTGCTCGGCACCATGATCGGGCTGGACACCGGTTCCGCCGCCGCGCTCGGCATATTGTGTGCCAGCGCCAGCTATATCGCAGTGCCGGCCGCCATGCGTCTTGCCCTGCCCGAGGCCGATCCCGGCATTTACCTGACGATGTCGCTTTCCATCACCTTCCCCTTCAACGTCCTCATCAATATCGGCCTGATCGGCGCGCTGGCCGCCGTGCTGACCGGTGAAAGAGCCGCGCCATGA
- a CDS encoding P-II family nitrogen regulator: protein MIETVIRKRIEILANQAQTNRVTKAIDEAGITGWTITPVTSGKGREGRWREERVMGTDKVFILTIAAQEKAMALADSLAPILSSHGLLLTMWDVEVIRGERF, encoded by the coding sequence ATGATCGAAACCGTCATCCGCAAACGGATCGAAATCCTTGCCAATCAGGCGCAGACCAACCGCGTGACGAAGGCCATCGACGAGGCCGGTATCACCGGCTGGACGATTACGCCGGTGACATCCGGCAAGGGCCGAGAGGGGCGCTGGCGTGAAGAGCGGGTGATGGGCACAGACAAGGTTTTCATTCTCACAATCGCGGCGCAAGAGAAGGCGATGGCGCTGGCTGACTCGCTCGCACCCATCCTCTCCAGCCACGGCCTGCTGCTGACGATGTGGGATGTCGAGGTCATCCGCGGGGAGCGTTTCTGA